The sequence CACCCGTCGAACCCGGTGTGCTCCCGACCCGCACCGCTGTCGTCACCGGTGCCCCCGGCACGGGGAAGTCCGAGCTCGTCCGCCAAGCCGCCGGCACCGCCCTGGAGAACGGCTGGTACCCCGGTGGAGCGCTCTACTTCGACCTGCGCGGGCATCCGAACGGCTCCGCGCTGTCTCCGGGTGTCCTGCTGCGCGCCCTGTGCGTTCCGGGTGAGATCGTACCGCCGGACCCGCACGACCGGTTCGCCCTCCTCCGGACCGTTCTCACACAACTGGGCACGGAGGCCGGACCACTCCTGCTGGTGCTCGACAATGCGCCTCCGCACGTCGACCCCGCGCCGTACCTCCCGCCCGACGCTCCGGTCACCGTCCTCGTCACTTCCCGCCATTCGCAGCCGATCGACGCCGTCCGGCTCGAACTGCGGGCGATGCCCCCGGAGGATTCCGTCCAGCTCCTGCAGAACGGGGTACAGGCATCCCTGCTCGGTGACGGGCGCGTCTCCGGCCCGCGCGGTCCGTGGCTGGCCCTGGCCGAGCTGTGCGACGGCCTGCCGCTGGCGCTGACGATCTGCGTCGACCGGCTGGCCGATCGGCCGGCCCTGCCGGTGGCCGCCCTGGTCCAGGAGCTGAGTGACCCCGGCCTCCGGCTCGACGGGCTCGGTCACGGCGAGCGGAGCCTGCGGGTCGCCTTCACCGAGTCGTACCTGAATTTGTCGAGCAGCGAGGGCCGGTTGTTCCGCCTGCTCTCCGTGTACCCGTACCCCGAGTTGTCCACCGACGTCGCCGCAGGCGTGGCGAATCTCGACCTCTCGGCGGCGGAGCAGCTGATGGCGGCGCTGGCCCGGGCCCACCTGGCGGAACCCGGCCCCACCCAGGACCACTGGCGGTTCCCCCCGCTGCTCCGGCTCTACTCCCTCAGCCGGGGCGAGGCCAACGCCGACGCCGACGACCGGGCGGGCGCGTTCGACCGGCTGCTGGTCCGCTACCGGGTGGAGGCGGAGGCCGCGGCGTCCGGGGACCGCCGGGACACCGTCCGCTTCCGCCGTCCCGAGCAGGCCCGGGCCTGGCTGGAGGCCGAGCGGCCGATCCTGGTCGCGCTGGCCGCGTACGCGGCGGAGCACGGCGACCTCGACGCAGCCTTCGCGTTCACCCGTCCCCTGCTGCGGATCCTCATCGGCGACCGGCGGTTCGGCGACCTGACCGCCATCGCCGAGAGCATGCGGGCGATCGACCACCGCCCGGGCGGCAGCACGATTGCCGACCGGTTCCTGCGCGCCCTCGTCCAGGCCCTGGACGAGGCCCGGATCCGGCCCTCGGACCTGCCCGCCGAGGGTCGGGCAGAACTCGACCGGGTCTTCCGGATCTTCTCCAGGGAGGAGACCCGGACCAACCAGCTCTACCTGGCCGTTCAGCTCCCGGACGCCGACGAGGCGTCGGTCCTCCTCCTGGAGCGGATCCTCGGCGAGGTCCAGCGCGCCTCGACCATCGAGAGCGCGCTCTCCCGGCCCTCGCCCGGGTTCGGGGCCGAGCTGCTGCTCACGTTCTTCGAACCGGGCGATCCCCTGGCCACGGCCGGGCGCGCCTTCCTCGACCTCTGGGACCGGATCAAGCGGCTCGCCCCCGACGACCGGCCGCGAACCCCGATCGCCGCGTCCGTCCTGCACGGCGACCACCCCGAACACCTGCCCGGAGCCGAACAGTTGAGGCTCAGGATCACCGGGGACCGCTACGACCGCCACCGGCCCGTCGCGGCCGTCGCCGTCTCCCGGCCGGTGTTCGACATGCTCACCGAGCAGTTCGGCACGGACATCACCATGCGATTCGACCTGATGCTGGTCGACGGTGCGGAGCCGCCGGCCGAGAAGGCCGCCTATCTGTACAACGGTGATCCCCAGCTCCTCGGTCTGATCCTCTCCCATCCGACGGCGGGCCGGACCATCGAGTCGTGAGCCCGCCCCCACCGGTGGTGGTGGGGGCGGGCCCGTGGTCGCGCGGGTGTCAGGCGAGGCAGACGGAGTCGGGCAGCGCCTCCAGGTACTTCCGGTCCAGCAGGCTCTTCACGTTGTACGCGTCGGTGCCGAACTCGACGGGCTTCAGCTTCTCGTTCAGGTACTGCTGGATGCCCCTGCCGGGCTGGGCGAAGCCGGAGGCGATGCCGCCCTGTTCGACCTTGAAGGGCAGCTTCACGCCGTAGCAGTGGTAGCTGTCGACCTCCTTGCCGTCCTCCACCACCGGGTTGAGGCTGTCCGGCGGGAGCGCGCGCTCGGGGAAGGACGTACCGGTCCGGGAGAGGTAGCGGCCGTAGTAGAGCCCGAAGCGGTCGAGCTTGGTGCCGGTGGGGATCTCGACGGTGGTCCGGTCGATGGTGCCGTTGACGTCGCGGAAACCGTCCTGGGCGGGGTACTTCCAGTCGAGGCCGTCGCGGTACCAGGAGAGGAACTGCTGCGGCGTCAGACCGCCGAAGCGGTCGTAGTTCTTCAGCAGCTTCGCGACCCCGGCGGGCAGGTGCCGGGGGCCGAGCTCCTTGAAGCCGCAGTAGAAGTTCTTCTTGTCCTCGGGGGTCGGCCGGTACTGCTCGCTGGGGCAGTCGGTCGGGTCGGCCTGGACGTCGGCGGGCCGGGTCGTGGCGGCGGCGGCGCTCTGGGTGGCGGCGGCGCCGGTCAGCAGCAGGGCGGCCGCCAGGGACAGGGCGGCGAGACGGCGGGAACGCATCGGGGTGTGTCCTCCGGGGAGGTCGGAGAGGCGAGGTGCGCCGCCGGGCGCGCAGGGACGCCCGGCGGCGTGGAAGGGACTGATCGGCACCGGAAGCTACACGGACCGGACCCGTCGATTCGTGGACAAAACACCCACCCCGGCCCCGTTCACCCGAACAGCGGGGGCGGCGGGGGCGCGCGCCAATTCGGCCGACGGACGGGGCGATTGACCCGGCCCCCGGGCCGAGGCCGGGACCGCCGCCGACAAATACTTCATGAGGAGAAATATTCAGGTGCTCATGCGTGTTGAGCCGGGAAGTGCGCGGGAAGGGCCCGCCACCAGGCGAGGACAGGAGCGACCCGTGCGCGTCGAGATCTGGAGCGACATCAACTGCCCGTGGTGCTACATCGGCAAGGCGCGGTTCGAGCGGGCCCTGGAGCGCTTCCCGCACCGGGACGCCGTGGAGGTCGTCCACCGGTCGTTCGAGCTCGACCCCAGGGCACCGCAGGAGGCCCGGCCGGTGGTGCCGCTGATCGCCGCCAAGTACGGGCTCGGGCTGGAGCAGGCCGAGGCGGCGGAGCAGCGGATCGCCGACAACGCCGAGGCCGAGGGGCTGGCGTACCTGCGCTCGGGGCGCGACGCCGCGAACTCCTTCGACATGCACCGGTTGCTCCACTTCGCCGCCGA comes from Streptomyces sp. TLI_053 and encodes:
- a CDS encoding TNT domain-containing protein, whose translation is MRSRRLAALSLAAALLLTGAAATQSAAAATTRPADVQADPTDCPSEQYRPTPEDKKNFYCGFKELGPRHLPAGVAKLLKNYDRFGGLTPQQFLSWYRDGLDWKYPAQDGFRDVNGTIDRTTVEIPTGTKLDRFGLYYGRYLSRTGTSFPERALPPDSLNPVVEDGKEVDSYHCYGVKLPFKVEQGGIASGFAQPGRGIQQYLNEKLKPVEFGTDAYNVKSLLDRKYLEALPDSVCLA